DNA sequence from the Clostridia bacterium genome:
ATACACATATCCTTTTTGTATTTTTTTTGCCAATAGTATCAGTCTCCTTTATGCTTAAGCTAGCGGTTCTAACCCTTTAAAATATTCTTCAGGTGCTTCTATTTCTTCATAATATTCAGGCAAATCTACTCTTTCATAACCTAAAGAATAATCATTCCCTAAAAAGATTTCATTCCCCATAATGAAGCCGTCATGTTTTCTGCGGAACACTTTTCCTGCATCGGCTCGGATAACTGTAATATCTCGGTCATGAATATTTTTAATTTCCACTGTCATTTAATTATCACCTTCCATTTCGCTTATAGGATAAATATAATCTGCATAAGTAACCCAATTTGTAGCGGTTTTATACGCTTCGACACTTTCATCTGGAACATAGATTTTACAGATACTATTGATGTTATTAAAAGCAGATGTGCTTGCTAATGTTGGCGGAGTTGTTCGATTAAACACATATTTTAAAATGGAATAGCAAATCCGGAAAGCATAATCTGATATACTTGAAACACTTTCGGGAATAACAATGTCTGTTAAGGAATAGCAATGTTGGAAAGCATAACTCTCTATGCTTGAAACACTTTCGGGAATAACAATGCTTGTTAAGGAATAGCAATAGCCGAAAGCATTAGTCCCTATACTTGAAACACTTTCGGGAATAACAATGTCTGTTAAGGAATAGCAATTGGTGAAAGCACTACCCCCTATACTTGAAACACTTTCGGGAATAACAATGCTTGTTAAGGAATAGCAATTGGTGAAAGCACTACCCCTTATGCTTGAAACGTTATTACCAATAAATAAATACATTAGCATATTTCTTTGTGTTTGTTGTGCCCCGCCTACAAAAACAGAATTTGTATTACCATTGCCAAAACCGTATTCTCCACTCCCGCTGCTAATCCATATTTTTATTTCATAATCACCATAATCAGAATAAGTATGAGAAGTATTGAAATCGCCAATATTTGTATGAGTGGTAGTGATATTATCACCCCAATCAATACTTAATGTGCTTGTATCTGTTTTGTTTAAATATAAAGATACGTTTTTTCCACTTGCTACAGTAAGCCTAACAAAAGCGTGAGTTTTGCCATCGGTTGGAATATAAA
Encoded proteins:
- a CDS encoding leucine-rich repeat domain-containing protein, which produces PDYSEATNKRPALTFQGWNNSYTNITGNKDIGAIYIPTDGKTHAFVRLTVASGKNVSLYLNKTDTSTLSIDWGDNITTTHTNIGDFNTSHTYSDYGDYEIKIWISSGSGEYGFGNGNTNSVFVGGAQQTQRNMLMYLFIGNNVSSIRGSAFTNCYSLTSIVIPESVSSIGGSAFTNCYSLTDIVIPESVSSIGTNAFGYCYSLTSIVIPESVSSIESYAFQHCYSLTDIVIPESVSSISDYAFRICYSILKYVFNRTTPPTLASTSAFNNINSICKIYVPDESVEAYKTATNWVTYADYIYPISEMEGDN